GTAGAAAGTGACCTGATCGGCCGCCATCTCGTCAATAATCTCCAGATCTCTCTCAAGCATGAGCATGGTTTGAGTCGGAAAATTGAAAATCATGTCCACGTTTAGCGTGTCGAACATGCCCATAATTTTCGCGAGCTTGTCACGGATCTCGACGCCGCTGCCGTATTTATGGTATCGCTCCATGGCTTTGAGCAGGCCGTCGTCAAAGCTCTGCACCCCCACCGAAAGCCTGTTGACGCCGCTGTTTTTGAGGATCTTCAGGGTCTCATCCGTCAGATGATTCGGATTGGTCTCCACGGAGATCTCTCTGACTCGAAACAGTGTGCCCAAGTCCTCTAACAGGAGGCCCATCTCTTGCGGAAGCACGGTCGGGGTGCCTCCGCCGACGTAAACGGATGCGAAATCGAATCCCAGTTCCGCATACAGCCGGATCTCACGATTCAGTGCCTTGAAATATTCTCTGGCCAGGTCTTTTTCCAGGACGAATCGGTTGAAAGAACAGTAAGGGCACAACTCTTCACAAAAAGGAACATGGATATAGAGGAGATAGTCCTTCCCCGGCTGAGGCCGCGGGGGCTCGATGTCTCCGAGACTGCCGAATTGCAGGATCTTTGAATATTTGCGCTTAAGGTATGCTGTGAGCACACTTTCCACGATCATCCGAAATGAACTCTCCGATTTCACTTTCAAAGGGTGGCCATTCGACAACCGGCCTTCACAATCCTGTCAGGTCAGTCGGGATTGGAACCAAGCCGAAAAAGGATCTCCAACTGATGCAGACGTCGCTGAAACAGCCAGAAGTCCCGCACAGCCATAACAAACCCGGCCCTGAAACTAGAACTCTTTTAGCAGTAATTTAGTCATTATGCCAGGGCTTCACCCTCAGCCACTTAAGCATGTACTCATGCGGGGCGTGTGACTTATGGGGTTCTCCCCCGCGGCGGCCAACAGTGCGGAGGCCGGTATGGGCAGCACCGTAGAAAAAGCGGGGGAGCCTTTTTATGGTACTGACCTCACTTGTTCAAGCAGATGAGAAAGGAATTCCCTGAAATGCTCATCTCTCGAAGATCCCTTCGCCTGTTCCAGAGCCTTCAGAGCGTCCTCACCGCCGATTCGTGCAAGAGCTTGAGCCGAGGCATAACGAAGGTTGCCGGGCGCACTATCGTCCAGGAGGATCATAGCCAGCCCCGGCACAGCCGCTGGATCTGCTTTTGTCATGAGAGCGTCGATGGC
This sequence is a window from Desulfomonile tiedjei. Protein-coding genes within it:
- a CDS encoding coproporphyrinogen III oxidase family protein, translating into MIVESVLTAYLKRKYSKILQFGSLGDIEPPRPQPGKDYLLYIHVPFCEELCPYCSFNRFVLEKDLAREYFKALNREIRLYAELGFDFASVYVGGGTPTVLPQEMGLLLEDLGTLFRVREISVETNPNHLTDETLKILKNSGVNRLSVGVQSFDDGLLKAMERYHKYGSGVEIRDKLAKIMGMFDTLNVDMIFNFPTQTMLMLERDLEIIDEMAADQVTFYPLMVSDITRKELARRFGPISYRQEKAFYDRIAERLNKNYTCGTAWCFSRKKTMIDEYIVDFDEYVGAGSGSFGYVHGACFANTFSIADYIKAVEQEKLPLLARRDFSRTEQIQYDFMMKLFGTSLDVAKAEVKFNGEFLATLWKELSLFRLAGALNNDNGVLKLTRRGQYLWVIMMREFFTGVNNFRDTCRAALKTPQECI